The proteins below are encoded in one region of Amycolatopsis acidiphila:
- a CDS encoding ABC transporter ATP-binding protein: protein MTSPLLEVDDLGVAFRDAAAVRGASLHIAPGERVAVVGQSGSGKSTTAHAIIGLLPGSGRITGGAIRWRGEDITHAGEKRLRRLRGREIGLVPQDPMANLNPVSRVGRQVAETLLAHRMCGRREAWARAVELLGQAGLGEPARRARQYPHEFSGGMRQRVLIAIALACKPDLLIADEPTSALDVTVQRQILDHLDKLTRELGTALLLVTHDLGLAADRADRVVVMSGGEVVETGSARQVLTEPREGYTQRLVAAAPSLSGPKHTAVSTSDVVLEVSNVSKEYRVRGRGGILRAVDDVSFTVGRGRTTAIVGESGSGKTTIARMVLGLVPATSGTIRLDGVEVVGLRGARLKAARKAMQPVFQDPYASLDPMWTVERLITEPLRTFGVGDRSSRRAKVAELLDQVALPANLAQRYPNELSGGQRQRVAIARALALDPRLVVCDEAVSALDVLVQDQILSLLESLQQELGLSYLFISHDLAVVRSLAHDVLVMREGRVVEHGPVGDVLTSPADPYTRQLLDAVPGTSVSS from the coding sequence ATGACGTCACCGTTGCTCGAAGTCGACGACCTCGGGGTGGCCTTCCGCGACGCCGCGGCCGTGCGTGGCGCGAGCCTGCACATCGCGCCCGGTGAACGCGTCGCCGTCGTCGGCCAGTCCGGTTCCGGGAAGTCCACCACCGCGCACGCGATCATCGGCCTGCTGCCCGGCTCGGGGCGGATCACCGGCGGCGCGATCCGCTGGCGCGGCGAGGACATCACGCACGCCGGGGAGAAGCGGCTGCGCCGCCTGCGCGGCCGGGAGATCGGCCTGGTACCCCAGGACCCGATGGCCAACCTGAACCCGGTGTCGCGGGTGGGCCGCCAGGTGGCGGAAACCCTGCTGGCACACCGGATGTGCGGGCGCCGCGAAGCCTGGGCGCGGGCGGTCGAGCTGCTCGGGCAGGCGGGGCTCGGCGAGCCCGCCCGCCGGGCCCGCCAGTACCCGCACGAGTTCTCCGGCGGGATGCGCCAGCGCGTGCTGATCGCCATCGCGCTGGCCTGCAAGCCGGACCTGCTGATCGCCGACGAGCCGACGTCCGCGCTCGACGTGACCGTGCAGCGGCAGATCCTCGACCACCTCGACAAGCTGACCCGCGAGCTGGGCACGGCGCTGCTGCTGGTCACCCACGACCTGGGGCTCGCGGCGGACCGGGCAGACCGGGTCGTGGTGATGTCCGGGGGCGAGGTCGTCGAGACGGGGTCCGCGCGGCAGGTGCTGACCGAGCCGCGGGAGGGCTACACGCAACGGCTCGTGGCCGCCGCGCCCTCGCTCAGCGGGCCGAAGCACACGGCGGTGTCCACTTCGGACGTCGTGCTCGAGGTGTCGAACGTGTCCAAGGAGTACCGCGTCCGTGGCCGCGGCGGGATCCTGCGCGCGGTGGACGACGTCTCGTTCACCGTCGGACGCGGCCGCACGACCGCGATCGTCGGCGAGTCCGGTTCGGGCAAGACCACCATCGCGCGCATGGTGCTGGGCCTGGTGCCGGCGACGTCGGGCACGATCCGGCTCGACGGCGTGGAGGTCGTCGGGCTGCGCGGTGCCCGGTTGAAGGCCGCCCGCAAGGCGATGCAGCCGGTGTTCCAGGACCCGTACGCCTCGCTCGATCCGATGTGGACGGTCGAGCGGCTGATCACCGAGCCGCTGCGCACGTTCGGTGTCGGCGACCGGTCGTCGCGGCGGGCGAAGGTCGCGGAGCTGCTCGACCAGGTCGCCTTGCCGGCGAACCTCGCGCAGCGTTATCCGAACGAGCTGTCGGGCGGGCAGCGCCAGCGCGTCGCGATCGCCCGCGCACTCGCGCTCGACCCACGGCTGGTGGTGTGCGACGAGGCGGTGTCCGCTTTGGACGTGCTCGTGCAGGACCAGATCCTGAGCCTGCTGGAGTCGCTGCAACAGGAGCTGGGGCTGAGCTACCTGTTCATCTCCCACGATCTGGCCGTGGTGCGCTCGCTCGCGCACGATGTGCTGGTGATGCGGGAGGGCCGCGTCGTGGAGCACGGGCCGGTGGGCGACGTGCTCACCTCACCCGCCGACCCCTACACCCGTCAGTTGCTGGACGCCGTGCCCGGGACGTCGGTCTCCAGCTGA
- a CDS encoding globin domain-containing protein — MDTARLRSSWNTVAGFGGGVPLFFYSTLFLTHPHLREMFPAGMSAQRDKLVRALGKVVASVDELEAAVPFLRQLGRDHRKFTVPADHYPAVGQALLATLEHFLGDEWNPDLAADWSAAYKLVADVMIAAAGESAHTAPPWWPAEVVRHERRSLETAVLTLRTDRPLGYRPGQSVSLETSLRPKIWRYYSPATAPREDNLLELHVRMVDGGAVSSALVQAIRPGDLLRLGAPIGGRLTLDHPHDLVLISGGTGLAPLKALLGQIANEPRPRRVDLFVGARTARDLYDMPALQALGAAVPNLRVVPVVSDDPRFAGPQGAVGEVALCHGSWQNRKVYVCGSPAMVTATRNLLYGAGVPDEHVHWEDFAGYQDPAEAGIGFLTRG; from the coding sequence GTGGACACCGCTCGGCTGCGCAGCAGCTGGAATACGGTCGCGGGTTTCGGCGGCGGAGTGCCGTTGTTCTTCTATTCGACCTTGTTCCTGACCCATCCGCACCTGCGGGAGATGTTCCCCGCCGGGATGTCGGCCCAACGCGACAAGCTCGTGCGTGCGCTGGGCAAGGTCGTCGCCTCGGTCGACGAGCTCGAGGCCGCCGTCCCGTTCCTGCGGCAACTCGGCCGCGATCACCGCAAGTTCACGGTCCCCGCGGACCACTACCCCGCGGTCGGCCAGGCCCTGCTCGCCACGCTCGAGCACTTCCTGGGCGACGAATGGAACCCCGACCTTGCCGCTGATTGGTCGGCCGCATACAAGCTGGTTGCGGACGTGATGATCGCCGCCGCCGGCGAAAGCGCGCACACCGCACCACCGTGGTGGCCCGCGGAAGTTGTCAGGCACGAACGCCGCAGCCTCGAGACCGCCGTGCTCACGTTGCGCACGGACCGGCCGCTGGGCTACCGCCCGGGGCAGAGCGTCTCGCTGGAGACCTCGCTGCGGCCGAAGATCTGGCGGTACTACTCCCCCGCCACGGCGCCCCGCGAGGACAACCTCCTGGAACTGCACGTCCGCATGGTCGACGGCGGCGCGGTCAGTTCCGCGCTCGTGCAGGCGATCCGCCCCGGGGACCTGCTGCGGCTCGGCGCGCCGATCGGCGGCCGGCTCACGCTCGACCACCCGCACGATCTCGTCCTGATCTCGGGCGGCACCGGGCTCGCCCCGCTCAAGGCGCTGCTCGGCCAGATCGCGAACGAGCCGCGGCCCCGGCGCGTCGACCTGTTCGTCGGCGCCCGCACGGCACGCGACCTCTACGACATGCCGGCACTGCAGGCGCTCGGTGCCGCCGTGCCGAACCTGCGCGTGGTGCCGGTCGTCTCCGACGACCCGCGCTTCGCCGGGCCGCAGGGCGCGGTCGGCGAAGTGGCGCTGTGCCACGGGTCGTGGCAGAACCGGAAGGTCTACGTCTGTGGATCGCCGGCGATGGTGACCGCGACGCGGAACCTGCTCTACGGCGCCGGAGTTCCGGACGAGCACGTCCACTGGGAGGACTTCGCCGGCTACCAGGACCCGGCCGAGGCCGGGATCGGCTTCTTGACGAGGGGATGA
- a CDS encoding DivIVA domain-containing protein codes for MTLQADNPRQPTVRRILTPERIRSITFSKSPLGRRGIDPDEVELFQRRLAEEMAAGEAENARLRAEVERLRDWYRSHNENIDPALVTAQVNVEAVNLLSEAQLQAEAYIAQAEAHCRRLTGDARRQATTLLRDAEQQAEVAAQQAVRAYRDGAGADHAAEIEDMERRLAWLRAFCHAVQVQLHAASDAFAQEIDKLTQFTPPDRRQP; via the coding sequence ATGACACTGCAGGCCGACAACCCGCGCCAGCCCACCGTACGGCGGATCCTCACCCCAGAGCGGATCCGCAGCATCACCTTCAGCAAGTCCCCCCTGGGCCGCCGGGGCATCGACCCGGACGAGGTCGAGCTGTTCCAGCGCCGGCTCGCCGAGGAGATGGCCGCCGGGGAGGCGGAGAACGCCCGGCTGCGCGCGGAGGTCGAGCGGTTGCGCGACTGGTACCGCAGCCACAACGAGAACATCGACCCGGCGCTGGTCACCGCACAGGTGAACGTCGAGGCGGTGAACCTGCTGTCCGAGGCGCAGCTGCAGGCGGAGGCCTACATCGCGCAGGCGGAGGCGCACTGCCGCCGGCTCACCGGCGACGCGCGGCGCCAGGCCACCACCCTGCTGCGCGACGCGGAGCAGCAGGCCGAGGTGGCCGCGCAGCAGGCGGTGCGCGCCTACCGGGACGGCGCCGGGGCGGACCACGCGGCGGAGATCGAGGACATGGAACGCCGGCTCGCGTGGCTGCGCGCGTTCTGCCACGCCGTGCAGGTCCAGCTCCACGCCGCGTCGGACGCGTTCGCGCAGGAGATCGACAAGCTCACCCAGTTCACCCCACCCGACCGGAGGCAGCCATGA
- a CDS encoding group I truncated hemoglobin translates to MTSIYDQIGGDEAISAVVDDFYDRVLADPGLAGYFAGTNLNRLKGRQVEFFAGALGGPDHYRGQTMKEAHRGRGIGRPQFDRVAQLLAESLRDAGVPPELVGQILTAIAPLAEDIVSPAATAAPQV, encoded by the coding sequence ATGACGAGCATCTACGACCAGATCGGTGGCGACGAGGCCATCAGCGCGGTCGTCGACGACTTCTACGACCGGGTGCTGGCCGATCCCGGGCTCGCGGGTTACTTCGCCGGGACGAACCTGAACCGGCTCAAGGGCAGGCAGGTCGAGTTCTTCGCCGGCGCGCTCGGTGGCCCGGACCACTACCGGGGGCAGACCATGAAGGAGGCGCACCGCGGGCGCGGGATCGGCCGGCCGCAGTTCGACCGGGTCGCACAGCTGCTGGCGGAGTCGCTGCGGGACGCGGGCGTGCCGCCGGAGCTGGTCGGCCAGATCCTGACCGCGATCGCCCCGCTGGCCGAGGACATCGTCTCGCCCGCCGCCACCGCCGCGCCTCAGGTCTGA
- a CDS encoding dihydrodipicolinate synthase family protein, producing MPVPVLDHGVVPPLCTPLTPERELDVPSLERLTGFLLDAGVHGLFVTGSTGEVAYLPDDLRHRALDVVVRCAAGQVPVLAGIVDTTTPRVLAHAHAAETHGAQALVATAPFYAPTAPSEFPTHFRAIRAAVDLPLIAYDIPGSVHAKLPAEVLAGLAQDGTLDGLKDSSGDLDGLRTVLESVGTPHFRVFTGSETMADIAMFLGAHGLVPGLGNVDPHGYVRLYEAARRGDWKAAATEQRRLRELWRMITVGGGRIGPYASAIGAFKYALVARGVLAHGTTSLPMAPLHGTEQAAVRELLAAAGLSQT from the coding sequence ATGCCTGTCCCCGTCCTTGACCACGGTGTCGTGCCGCCGCTGTGCACACCGCTCACGCCCGAGCGCGAGCTGGACGTGCCGTCGCTGGAGCGGCTCACCGGGTTCCTCCTCGACGCGGGCGTGCACGGCCTCTTCGTCACCGGCTCGACGGGAGAGGTCGCCTACCTCCCCGACGACCTCCGCCACCGCGCGCTCGACGTCGTCGTCCGATGCGCCGCCGGGCAGGTACCCGTCCTCGCCGGCATCGTCGACACCACCACGCCCCGCGTGCTCGCCCACGCCCACGCGGCCGAAACCCATGGCGCACAAGCGCTGGTGGCCACCGCCCCGTTCTACGCGCCCACCGCGCCGAGCGAGTTCCCCACCCACTTCCGCGCGATCCGCGCCGCCGTCGACCTGCCGCTCATCGCCTACGACATCCCCGGCTCGGTGCACGCGAAACTCCCCGCGGAGGTCCTCGCCGGGCTCGCGCAGGACGGCACGCTCGACGGCCTCAAGGACTCCAGCGGCGACCTGGACGGCCTCCGCACCGTACTGGAAAGCGTTGGCACACCACACTTCCGCGTGTTCACCGGCTCCGAGACGATGGCCGACATCGCCATGTTCCTCGGCGCGCACGGGCTCGTCCCCGGCCTGGGCAACGTCGACCCGCACGGCTACGTCCGCCTCTACGAAGCCGCCCGACGCGGCGACTGGAAAGCCGCCGCCACCGAGCAGCGGCGCCTGCGCGAGCTGTGGCGGATGATCACGGTCGGCGGTGGCCGGATCGGCCCCTACGCCTCAGCCATCGGCGCCTTCAAATACGCGCTCGTCGCGCGCGGCGTCCTCGCCCACGGCACCACGAGCCTGCCGATGGCCCCACTGCACGGCACCGAGCAGGCCGCGGTCCGCGAACTCCTTGCCGCGGCAGGACTTTCTCAGACCTGA
- a CDS encoding FadR/GntR family transcriptional regulator produces MRVTRGQELVDSILELIDRRRLRAGDPLPPEPRLMEEFGVARNSVREALRTLQALGIVEIRHGYGTFVGDASMAALSPSLLFRTRARSRQDLRGLSDLLEVRQILETELTRKVVGNGQLLAALGECVDRMADPATASVADRRFHELIGEAAGNELALELIRLFWDVYRQTESLIGTPTSRPDGLEAKHRRIVEAIATSDGAAVGEAVSEHFDEIRKRIAAG; encoded by the coding sequence GTGCGGGTCACACGCGGCCAGGAGCTGGTCGACTCCATCCTCGAGCTGATCGACCGGCGAAGGCTGCGGGCCGGCGACCCGCTGCCGCCGGAACCGCGGCTGATGGAGGAGTTCGGGGTCGCGCGGAACTCGGTGCGGGAGGCGCTGCGGACCTTGCAGGCGCTGGGGATCGTCGAGATCCGGCATGGCTACGGGACCTTCGTCGGGGATGCGAGCATGGCCGCGCTGAGCCCGTCGCTGCTGTTCCGGACGCGGGCCCGGTCGCGGCAGGATCTGCGCGGGCTCAGCGATCTGCTGGAGGTGCGGCAGATCCTGGAGACCGAGCTGACGCGCAAGGTCGTCGGGAACGGGCAGCTGCTGGCGGCGCTGGGCGAGTGCGTGGACCGGATGGCCGACCCGGCGACCGCGTCGGTGGCCGATCGCCGGTTCCACGAGCTCATCGGCGAGGCGGCGGGCAACGAGCTGGCGCTCGAGCTGATCCGGCTGTTCTGGGACGTGTACCGGCAGACGGAGTCGCTGATCGGCACGCCGACGTCGCGGCCGGACGGGCTGGAGGCGAAGCACCGCCGGATCGTGGAGGCGATCGCGACCAGCGACGGGGCCGCCGTCGGCGAAGCCGTGAGCGAGCACTTCGACGAGATCCGCAAACGCATCGCGGCTGGTTGA
- a CDS encoding MFS transporter — MIITLVLTEIRTEFHLSLAGAATLVSAAFVSRWFGGLALGAFGARFGRRPAMILSILCYAVGTALCGFAWSYWSLFVFRAVVGIGMAGEYGSSSTYGMESWPKTLRNRASGFLLSAYPVGTILAARAYDLVVPHLGWRRLFWIGIVPVLVALWLRRALPEAKDWTKEVAARGEGSTSATALLNRRWTVANVVIGLVVAVSLVLVFSGNAGSLYPLYIALCVLGFAAFAVQVSGRAWPMAVGLMARVFCAFLYSWPIQSLLPTYLKTDLHYNAGQVANALTWAGLGYALGSCLAGTLGDRFGTRTTYVGGLVLSLVFVFPAFALGRGGSVVAVWVLLFALQGTSSGISGLLPKYIGDHFPVRLRAAGLGFTYNVGALGGAVAPLAGAQVAAHVGLGPALVWLAGGLTLVTALLVGFDVPARLGRLTGRAQEPADAAAG, encoded by the coding sequence GTGATCATCACGCTCGTCCTGACCGAGATCCGCACCGAGTTCCACCTGTCGCTGGCCGGTGCCGCGACGCTGGTGTCGGCGGCGTTCGTCTCCCGGTGGTTCGGCGGCCTCGCCCTCGGCGCCTTCGGCGCCCGCTTCGGCCGCCGCCCGGCGATGATCCTCAGCATCCTCTGCTACGCCGTCGGCACCGCCCTGTGCGGGTTCGCCTGGAGCTACTGGTCGCTGTTCGTCTTCCGGGCGGTCGTCGGCATCGGCATGGCCGGCGAGTACGGCTCCAGCAGCACCTACGGGATGGAAAGCTGGCCCAAGACCCTGCGCAACCGCGCGAGCGGCTTCCTGCTCTCGGCGTACCCGGTCGGCACGATCCTCGCCGCCCGCGCCTACGACCTCGTCGTCCCGCACCTGGGCTGGCGCCGGCTGTTCTGGATCGGGATCGTGCCGGTGCTCGTCGCGCTGTGGCTGCGCCGCGCGCTGCCCGAGGCGAAGGACTGGACCAAGGAGGTCGCCGCCCGCGGCGAGGGCTCCACCAGCGCGACCGCACTGCTGAACCGGAGGTGGACCGTGGCCAACGTCGTCATCGGCCTGGTCGTCGCGGTCAGCCTCGTGCTCGTCTTCTCCGGTAACGCCGGCTCGCTCTACCCGCTCTACATCGCGCTCTGCGTGCTCGGCTTCGCCGCGTTCGCCGTGCAGGTCAGCGGCCGTGCCTGGCCGATGGCGGTCGGGCTGATGGCCAGGGTGTTCTGCGCCTTCCTGTACTCGTGGCCGATCCAGTCGCTGCTGCCGACCTACCTCAAGACCGACCTGCACTACAACGCAGGCCAGGTCGCGAACGCGCTGACCTGGGCCGGGCTCGGCTACGCCCTGGGCTCGTGCCTCGCGGGCACCCTCGGCGACCGGTTCGGCACCCGGACCACCTACGTCGGCGGCCTGGTGCTGTCGCTGGTGTTCGTGTTCCCGGCGTTCGCCCTCGGCCGGGGCGGCAGCGTCGTCGCGGTCTGGGTGCTGCTGTTCGCCTTGCAGGGGACCAGCTCCGGCATCTCCGGGCTGCTGCCGAAGTACATCGGCGACCACTTCCCCGTCCGGCTGCGCGCGGCCGGCCTCGGCTTCACGTACAACGTCGGAGCACTGGGCGGCGCGGTCGCCCCGCTCGCGGGCGCGCAGGTCGCCGCGCACGTCGGGCTCGGCCCCGCGCTGGTCTGGCTCGCCGGCGGGCTGACGCTGGTCACGGCGCTCCTGGTCGGGTTCGACGTGCCGGCCCGGCTCGGCAGGCTCACCGGCCGGGCGCAGGAGCCCGCGGACGCCGCCGCCGGATGA
- a CDS encoding ribose-phosphate diphosphokinase — translation MRDIAVFSGSAHPELAAEICAQLGVDLYPVSVRRFANDCLEVQLQANCRERDVFLIQPIVAPVQEHLVELLLMLDAARGASAARTTVVMPHYAYARSDKKDAPRISIGGRLVADLLVTAGANRVLAMTLHSPQVHGFFSVPVDHLHALRELAGHFRRYDLSNTTVVSPDLGNAKPASHFARLLGVPVAAGAKERFADDRVAISSIIGEVAGRDVIVLDDEIARGSTVLELLTRLREFGVRSIRVACTHGLFAGGALKRIGDQPDVLEIVCTNTVPVHPEESAPKLTVLSIAPALAEAMRRIHNGESVSALFDAQ, via the coding sequence GTGCGTGATATCGCCGTCTTCAGCGGTAGTGCCCATCCCGAGCTCGCCGCGGAGATCTGCGCGCAGCTCGGCGTCGACCTCTACCCGGTCAGCGTGCGCCGGTTCGCCAACGACTGCCTCGAGGTCCAGCTGCAGGCCAACTGCCGCGAGCGCGACGTGTTCCTCATCCAGCCGATCGTCGCGCCGGTGCAGGAGCACCTGGTCGAGCTGCTGCTGATGCTCGACGCCGCACGCGGCGCGTCGGCGGCCCGCACGACCGTCGTGATGCCGCACTACGCCTACGCCCGGTCCGACAAGAAGGACGCACCGCGCATCTCGATCGGCGGCAGGCTGGTCGCGGACCTGCTGGTGACCGCCGGGGCGAACCGGGTGCTGGCGATGACGCTGCACTCGCCGCAGGTGCACGGGTTCTTCAGCGTCCCGGTCGACCATCTGCACGCCCTGCGCGAGCTGGCCGGGCACTTCCGCCGCTACGACCTGAGCAACACCACGGTCGTCTCCCCCGACCTGGGCAACGCCAAGCCCGCCTCGCACTTCGCGCGGCTGCTCGGGGTGCCGGTCGCGGCCGGGGCCAAGGAGCGCTTCGCCGACGACAGGGTCGCCATCAGCTCGATCATCGGCGAGGTCGCCGGGCGCGACGTGATCGTGCTCGACGACGAGATCGCCAGGGGCAGCACGGTACTGGAGCTGCTGACGCGGTTGCGCGAGTTCGGCGTCCGGTCGATCCGCGTGGCCTGCACGCACGGGCTGTTCGCGGGCGGCGCGCTCAAGCGCATCGGCGACCAGCCGGACGTGCTGGAGATCGTGTGCACGAACACGGTTCCGGTGCACCCGGAGGAGTCGGCACCGAAGCTCACGGTGCTGTCGATCGCGCCGGCGCTGGCGGAGGCGATGCGCCGCATCCACAACGGCGAGTCGGTCAGCGCCCTGTTCGACGCCCAGTAG
- a CDS encoding alpha/beta hydrolase family esterase, producing MSEGHAATAAPASTDGTTTVQRQLTVDGMKRTYLAVGSSVRHKGLPLLIMLHGRGITAQQESARTGFLPYAERGLVNIVYPLGISQSWNAGHGCCGVAAKEGVHDTEFLTRLAADASHYFESDLRRIYLVGYSNGAKLSFEEVCEHPDVFAALATYGAVPLAPCGGGKPISALMASGTNDSVVRSEHFSPTATIALDQAVAQWQSRNGCTGAGATTRTGPLTLTSWTGCRGGTQLSAAVYSGLTHFWPTATRTKAPYTTYVGEQAGAATIMWDFLSRQHLA from the coding sequence GTGTCGGAGGGACATGCGGCGACGGCGGCCCCGGCGAGCACCGACGGCACCACGACGGTGCAGCGGCAGCTGACCGTGGACGGGATGAAGCGGACGTACCTCGCGGTCGGGTCTTCGGTGCGACACAAGGGACTTCCGTTGCTGATAATGCTGCACGGGCGCGGCATCACCGCGCAGCAGGAGTCGGCCCGCACGGGGTTCCTGCCCTACGCCGAGCGCGGGCTGGTGAACATCGTCTACCCGCTGGGGATCTCCCAGTCCTGGAACGCCGGGCACGGCTGCTGTGGGGTCGCGGCGAAGGAGGGCGTGCACGACACGGAATTCCTGACCCGGCTCGCCGCCGACGCGTCACATTATTTCGAAAGCGACCTGCGCCGGATTTATCTCGTCGGGTACAGCAATGGGGCGAAACTGTCGTTCGAAGAGGTTTGCGAGCATCCGGACGTTTTCGCCGCACTCGCGACCTATGGTGCGGTTCCGCTCGCCCCGTGCGGCGGCGGGAAACCGATCTCGGCGCTGATGGCCAGCGGCACCAACGACTCGGTGGTGCGCAGCGAGCACTTCTCGCCGACCGCGACGATCGCGCTGGACCAGGCGGTCGCGCAGTGGCAGTCCCGCAACGGCTGTACGGGTGCGGGCGCCACCACCCGCACGGGCCCGCTGACGCTCACGTCGTGGACCGGCTGCCGGGGCGGCACGCAACTCTCGGCGGCCGTCTACTCAGGACTGACGCACTTCTGGCCGACGGCCACCCGAACGAAAGCGCCCTACACGACGTACGTGGGGGAGCAGGCGGGCGCGGCGACGATCATGTGGGACTTCCTCAGCAGACAGCACCTGGCCTAG
- a CDS encoding class I adenylate-forming enzyme family protein yields MAIVSRLLSARAQERGDALAFLSGADERALTWRAVAEHAAHWRHEVAPGSRVGLVIADPLTFTAAYLGCLSAGLTAAPIDPRLTAPELAEVLARLRVDVLATDQEEPVISADLDIVAVDLAGPRRIWSATTANRPSDGAALRPAVLLTSSGTTGRPKGVPLTEWQLMHAAGRVARHHRFGPGERGYTPLPLFHVNAQVMGLLATVAGGASLVIDRRFETDEYWSRVERHSPTWLNAVPAILTSLAQRPAPPAHVVDRVRFARSASAPLPPGTALAFTERTGLGVLETYGMSEAAGQITSNPLDPRLRRAGSVGLPVEVELIVAGPDGREARPGEEGEVLLRGPQIVGEYLELDADGPERTRSARTAEGWLRTGDVGVRDEAGFLRLAGRADDVINRGGEKIYPQEVENVLLAHPGVAAVAVVGAPHERLGQVPVAFVTTRRSDPEELKESLRAWCEQRLTRYKRPTVVEVTDALPVGPTGKVLRRALRSELAGSQ; encoded by the coding sequence ATGGCGATTGTGTCCCGGTTGCTGTCCGCCCGGGCGCAGGAGCGGGGGGACGCGCTCGCGTTCCTGTCCGGGGCGGACGAGCGGGCACTGACCTGGCGTGCGGTCGCCGAGCACGCCGCGCACTGGCGGCACGAGGTGGCGCCGGGCAGCAGGGTCGGCCTGGTGATCGCCGATCCGCTCACGTTCACCGCGGCCTACCTGGGCTGCCTGTCCGCAGGGCTGACCGCGGCGCCGATCGACCCGCGGCTGACCGCCCCGGAGCTGGCCGAGGTGCTCGCCCGGCTGCGGGTGGACGTGCTCGCGACCGACCAGGAGGAGCCGGTCATCTCCGCCGACCTGGACATCGTGGCGGTCGATCTCGCCGGCCCGCGCCGGATCTGGTCGGCCACGACGGCGAACCGGCCCAGCGACGGCGCCGCGTTGCGGCCCGCGGTGCTGCTCACCAGCTCCGGCACGACCGGGCGCCCCAAGGGGGTCCCGCTCACCGAGTGGCAGCTGATGCACGCCGCCGGGCGCGTCGCGCGGCACCACCGGTTCGGCCCCGGCGAGCGCGGCTACACCCCGCTCCCGCTGTTCCACGTCAACGCCCAGGTGATGGGCCTGCTGGCGACCGTCGCCGGCGGTGCCTCGCTGGTCATCGACCGCCGCTTCGAGACCGACGAGTACTGGTCGCGCGTGGAGCGGCACTCCCCCACCTGGCTCAACGCCGTCCCCGCCATCCTCACCTCACTGGCCCAGCGGCCCGCGCCGCCCGCGCACGTGGTGGACCGGGTGCGGTTCGCGCGCTCGGCCTCGGCGCCGTTGCCGCCCGGGACGGCCCTGGCCTTCACCGAGCGCACCGGGCTGGGCGTGCTCGAGACCTACGGCATGTCCGAAGCCGCGGGCCAGATCACCTCGAACCCGCTGGACCCCCGGCTGCGCCGGGCCGGCTCGGTCGGCCTGCCGGTCGAGGTGGAGCTGATCGTCGCCGGGCCCGACGGCCGCGAGGCGCGCCCCGGCGAGGAGGGCGAGGTGCTGCTGCGCGGGCCGCAGATCGTCGGCGAGTACCTCGAGCTCGACGCGGACGGGCCCGAGCGGACCCGGTCCGCGCGCACCGCGGAGGGCTGGCTGCGCACCGGTGACGTCGGCGTCCGCGACGAGGCCGGGTTCCTGCGCCTGGCCGGCCGCGCGGACGACGTGATCAACCGCGGCGGCGAGAAGATCTACCCGCAGGAGGTGGAGAACGTCCTGCTGGCGCATCCCGGCGTCGCGGCGGTCGCCGTCGTCGGCGCGCCGCACGAGCGGCTCGGCCAGGTGCCGGTCGCGTTCGTGACCACCCGCCGGTCGGACCCCGAGGAGCTCAAGGAGTCGCTGCGGGCCTGGTGCGAGCAGCGGCTGACCCGCTACAAGCGCCCGACCGTCGTCGAGGTCACCGACGCGCTGCCGGTCGGCCCGACCGGGAAGGTGCTGCGGCGCGCACTGCGGTCCGAGCTGGCGGGCAGCCAGTGA